In a single window of the Carnobacterium gallinarum DSM 4847 genome:
- a CDS encoding DNA alkylation repair protein has product MDISEIMGRLSELGTEQTKKTLLRHGANEPIFGVKIGDLKKFLVKDVKKNPQLALDLFATGNSDAQYLAGLAIQPKKMKKEQLQTWMETANCSFIAGSIVASVAAESLFAKELALEWMASEQEYIENAGWTTYGSFISITPDTAIHQQEVEALLDSIEKNIHQAKNRVRYSMNQFVICVGSYYPPLLTRAEEVAKTIGKVEVYLGDTACKVPLATDYIEKVVTMERVGRKRKHAVC; this is encoded by the coding sequence ATGGACATTAGCGAAATTATGGGACGTTTAAGCGAACTAGGTACTGAACAAACCAAAAAAACACTACTAAGACACGGTGCCAATGAACCAATTTTCGGTGTAAAGATTGGCGATTTAAAAAAATTTTTAGTTAAAGATGTTAAAAAAAATCCGCAGTTAGCTCTAGATTTATTCGCAACAGGTAACTCAGATGCACAATATTTGGCAGGATTGGCCATTCAGCCTAAAAAGATGAAGAAAGAACAACTACAAACATGGATGGAGACCGCCAACTGTTCCTTTATTGCTGGATCAATTGTGGCAAGTGTTGCTGCTGAAAGTCTTTTTGCTAAAGAGTTAGCCTTAGAATGGATGGCTTCAGAACAAGAATATATTGAAAATGCTGGCTGGACAACCTATGGCAGTTTTATATCCATCACACCAGATACTGCGATTCATCAACAAGAAGTTGAAGCATTATTAGATTCCATCGAAAAGAATATTCATCAAGCTAAAAATCGGGTACGCTATTCAATGAATCAATTTGTCATTTGCGTTGGTAGTTATTATCCGCCACTGTTAACTAGAGCTGAAGAAGTTGCTAAAACTATCGGAAAAGTAGAAGTTTATCTTGGAGATACTGCTTGTAAAGTTCCACTGGCAACAGATTATATTGAAAAAGTTGTGACGATGGAACGGGTTGGGAGAAAACGAAAACATGCGGTTTGTTAA
- a CDS encoding ssDNA-binding protein, with the protein MNFITLTGMVISDVKIINLTSGVPLCRFTLEADGRKFYCLVSGMMAYDFVYKVQLGAMLTFEARINDRMQLVLLNYHVMTPSVSSLMNDRLQTSGYPHKKIS; encoded by the coding sequence ATGAATTTTATTACATTGACAGGGATGGTTATTTCGGATGTTAAAATTATTAATTTAACCAGTGGTGTCCCACTTTGCCGCTTTACTCTCGAAGCTGATGGTCGCAAGTTCTATTGTTTAGTTTCAGGAATGATGGCTTACGATTTCGTTTATAAAGTCCAACTTGGTGCAATGTTAACGTTTGAGGCTCGAATTAATGATCGAATGCAACTAGTTCTACTTAATTATCATGTAATGACCCCCTCCGTATCTTCTTTAATGAATGACCGACTGCAAACCTCTGGTTATCCTCATAAAAAAATTTCTTAA
- the pyrE gene encoding orotate phosphoribosyltransferase, whose amino-acid sequence MTIEKKIAKDLLEIEAVSLSPNAPFTWASGIKSPIYCDNRITMSYPKVRREIASGLAELIKTNYPDAEVIAGTATAGIPHAAWVAEILDLPMVYIRGKAKDHGKGNQIEGRISNGQKMVIIEDLISTGGSVIDAAVAAKNEGADVIGTAAIFTYELPKGIENFSANQLTFKTLTTYSTLIEVALEMGAIKAEDMTLLQEWKKDPASWGK is encoded by the coding sequence ATGACAATTGAAAAAAAAATTGCAAAAGATTTATTAGAAATTGAAGCAGTAAGCTTGAGTCCTAACGCACCTTTTACATGGGCAAGTGGCATTAAAAGTCCGATTTATTGTGATAATCGTATTACTATGAGTTACCCTAAAGTACGTCGTGAGATTGCTAGTGGATTAGCAGAATTAATTAAAACTAATTATCCTGATGCAGAAGTCATTGCAGGAACAGCTACTGCAGGTATTCCTCATGCTGCTTGGGTTGCTGAAATTTTAGACTTACCGATGGTTTATATTCGTGGCAAAGCAAAAGATCATGGCAAAGGCAATCAAATTGAAGGTCGCATTTCAAATGGACAAAAAATGGTTATCATTGAAGATTTAATCTCAACCGGCGGGAGTGTTATCGACGCAGCTGTTGCTGCTAAAAACGAAGGTGCTGATGTCATTGGAACAGCTGCAATCTTTACCTATGAGTTGCCTAAAGGAATTGAGAATTTTTCTGCAAATCAGCTAACATTTAAAACCTTAACTACCTATTCAACACTAATTGAGGTGGCTTTAGAAATGGGTGCAATTAAAGCTGAAGATATGACCTTGTTGCAAGAGTGGAAAAAAGATCCAGCTAGCTGGGGTAAATAA
- a CDS encoding glycerophosphodiester phosphodiesterase family protein, giving the protein MKRQPFFKIFLFCGIVLLSSSGIVFVSYPHFFNHSDEEKKEFFLPKWEYPTKYLSFPKSDSRVIAHRGFQKNTVENTLESLQTAIQFKPAYVEVDIQQTKDNYFVVIHDTSLRRLAHKKNKIRQLTLAELKKIKLKQNNVTGYIPTLEEVISLAKSQGQPLLLDIKTSSSDSMDMPQDLITLLEKYQVTSDYLIQSQDDHFLNRLKELSPSLQVGLVIKSLPSKDFRDYQFVALRATLASDEFLAQQRTENRTVYLWTVDFPSEMDRMMKKSVMGIITDDLDNATRFSNVNKLESTYLERIRLNQLERERSQSRMVP; this is encoded by the coding sequence ATGAAACGCCAACCTTTTTTCAAAATTTTTCTGTTTTGTGGAATAGTTCTTCTAAGTAGTAGTGGAATCGTATTCGTTAGCTATCCACATTTTTTTAATCATTCAGATGAAGAAAAAAAGGAATTTTTTCTACCAAAATGGGAATATCCTACAAAATACCTTTCTTTTCCTAAATCTGATTCTAGAGTTATCGCCCATCGTGGCTTTCAGAAAAATACTGTTGAGAATACATTAGAGTCTCTTCAAACAGCAATTCAATTTAAACCTGCCTATGTTGAAGTAGATATTCAGCAAACTAAAGACAATTATTTTGTCGTCATACATGACACAAGTTTACGACGTTTGGCTCATAAAAAAAATAAGATTCGACAATTAACACTGGCAGAACTAAAAAAAATTAAGTTAAAACAAAATAATGTGACTGGGTACATCCCAACGCTTGAAGAAGTTATATCACTAGCAAAAAGTCAAGGACAACCGCTTTTATTGGATATTAAAACAAGTTCCTCAGATAGTATGGATATGCCACAAGATTTAATTACTTTACTAGAAAAATATCAAGTCACATCTGACTATTTAATCCAATCTCAAGATGATCATTTTTTGAATCGTCTAAAAGAATTATCTCCCTCACTTCAAGTTGGCTTAGTTATCAAAAGCTTGCCATCTAAAGATTTTAGGGATTATCAATTTGTAGCTTTACGGGCTACATTGGCAAGTGATGAATTTTTAGCGCAACAACGAACGGAAAACCGAACAGTTTATTTATGGACGGTTGATTTTCCATCTGAAATGGATCGAATGATGAAAAAGTCAGTTATGGGTATTATTACAGATGACTTGGATAATGCGACTCGTTTTTCCAATGTGAATAAATTAGAGTCTACTTATTTAGAGCGTATTCGTTTAAATCAGTTAGAAAGAGAACGTTCCCAATCAAGAATGGTACCTTAG
- a CDS encoding citrate/2-methylcitrate synthase, whose translation MNDKTMKLTTEINKLADLCKKNNHIDPILYQKFDVKQGLRDINGKGVLAGLTTISKVQAQTTNAAGKIISTDGLLEYRGITIHDVTQGYLTDKRFGFEEVSYLLLFGNLPNEAELLDFQKLLASKRKLPTNFVRDVLLTASSKDIMNVLARSVLTLASYDESADDISIPNVLDQSLMLISVFPMLAVYAYHAYCHYECEGSLYIHYPSDKLSNAENLLRMLRPDQQYTQSEATILDLALVLHMEHGGGNNSSFTTHVVTSSGTDTYSTIAAALGSLKGPKHGGANIKVVEMFEDLKQQVTNIKDEEEVRRYLKKLLNKEAFDQKGLIYGMGHAVYSISDPRAEIFKGFVKQLATEKDRLDEFQLYTMVENLAPKVIGEERHIYKGVSANVDFFSGFVYSMLDLPTELFTPIFAMARIVGWSAHRLEELINTNKIIRPAYDSISEESTYTTLEQR comes from the coding sequence ATGAACGACAAAACGATGAAACTGACAACTGAAATAAATAAGTTGGCAGATTTATGTAAAAAAAATAATCATATTGATCCAATACTTTATCAAAAATTCGATGTAAAACAAGGCTTACGTGATATCAATGGTAAGGGGGTATTAGCAGGACTAACGACTATTTCTAAAGTTCAAGCACAAACAACGAATGCTGCTGGAAAGATCATTTCAACAGACGGTTTATTGGAATATCGTGGAATCACGATTCATGATGTTACCCAAGGTTACTTAACTGATAAACGTTTTGGCTTTGAAGAAGTGAGTTATCTACTTCTATTCGGAAATTTGCCAAATGAAGCAGAGTTGCTTGATTTTCAAAAACTACTGGCCTCTAAAAGAAAATTACCTACAAATTTTGTACGAGATGTTCTTCTAACTGCATCTAGCAAAGATATTATGAATGTATTGGCTCGTAGTGTATTAACATTAGCATCCTACGATGAGTCTGCAGATGATATCTCCATACCTAATGTTTTAGATCAAAGTTTAATGTTAATCAGTGTTTTCCCAATGTTAGCTGTCTATGCATATCATGCTTATTGCCATTACGAATGCGAAGGTAGTCTTTATATTCACTATCCATCTGATAAACTTTCCAATGCAGAAAATCTTCTAAGAATGTTACGGCCAGATCAACAGTATACACAATCTGAAGCAACCATTTTAGATTTAGCGTTAGTTCTTCATATGGAACATGGAGGAGGGAACAATTCTAGCTTTACAACTCATGTTGTCACTTCATCTGGAACAGATACCTATTCAACTATTGCAGCAGCTCTAGGGTCATTAAAGGGACCAAAACATGGTGGTGCGAATATTAAAGTCGTAGAAATGTTTGAAGATTTAAAACAACAGGTTACAAATATTAAAGATGAAGAAGAAGTGCGTCGGTACCTCAAAAAATTGTTAAATAAAGAAGCTTTTGATCAAAAAGGGTTAATTTATGGAATGGGCCATGCCGTTTATTCAATCTCTGATCCTAGAGCAGAAATTTTTAAAGGCTTTGTCAAGCAGCTAGCTACAGAAAAGGACCGTTTAGATGAGTTTCAACTTTATACAATGGTTGAGAATTTAGCTCCAAAAGTCATTGGCGAAGAACGACATATTTATAAAGGAGTTAGTGCAAATGTTGATTTCTTTAGTGGCTTCGTTTATAGTATGTTAGATTTGCCAACAGAATTGTTCACACCTATTTTTGCAATGGCACGAATTGTTGGCTGGAGCGCACATCGTTTGGAAGAACTAATTAATACGAATAAAATTATTCGTCCTGCATATGATAGTATTTCTGAAGAAAGTACGTATACGACTCTTGAGCAACGATAA
- the pyrF gene encoding orotidine-5'-phosphate decarboxylase codes for MQSKPIIALDFSTSDEIKKFLAHFKEEQLFVKVGMELYYQNGPEVVKLMKSLGHEIFLDLKLHDIPNTVERSMKGLAALDVDMINVHAAGGKQMMESAMSGIISGTPAGRQRPSLIAVTQLTSTTQEAMRKEQLIEVPLLQSVIHYAKLTQNAGLDGVVCSALEAQLIKENTSSEFLCVTPGIRPAGDEKGDQKRVATPARARAGGSSYIVVGRPITLAEDPVRAYHLIKDQWNGVEN; via the coding sequence ATGCAATCAAAACCAATTATTGCTTTAGATTTTTCAACAAGTGATGAAATTAAAAAATTTTTGGCTCACTTTAAAGAGGAGCAACTTTTTGTCAAAGTCGGAATGGAACTTTACTATCAAAATGGACCAGAAGTTGTAAAGTTAATGAAAAGCCTAGGTCATGAAATTTTCTTAGACTTAAAACTTCATGATATTCCTAATACAGTCGAACGTTCAATGAAAGGCTTAGCAGCATTAGATGTAGATATGATTAATGTTCATGCTGCTGGAGGCAAACAAATGATGGAATCCGCTATGAGTGGCATTATTTCTGGAACACCTGCTGGACGTCAACGTCCGAGCTTAATCGCGGTTACACAACTAACTTCTACAACACAAGAAGCTATGCGGAAAGAACAATTAATCGAAGTACCGCTTCTTCAAAGTGTGATTCATTATGCTAAACTAACACAAAATGCTGGTTTAGACGGAGTCGTTTGTTCCGCACTAGAAGCTCAATTGATTAAAGAAAATACATCAAGTGAATTTTTATGTGTCACTCCTGGAATTCGTCCAGCAGGAGATGAAAAAGGCGATCAAAAGCGTGTAGCTACTCCAGCGAGAGCAAGAGCTGGTGGTTCTAGTTATATTGTTGTCGGACGTCCAATTACTTTAGCAGAAGACCCAGTTAGAGCCTATCACTTAATTAAAGATCAATGGAATGGAGTCGAAAATTAA
- a CDS encoding ZIP family metal transporter translates to MITFLMQFEPWQQALIGTLFTWALTALGSALVFFFKDINRDIFNLMLGFASGVMIAASFWSLLDPALEMAKSQGSIPWLVVGVGFAFGGLFLYAADKILPHMHFGDNHEVEGLPSHLRRTILLVFSITLHNIPEGLAVGVAFGAANQVTGSPEAGIAAALAVAIGIGIQNFPEGAAVSIPLRQEGLSRTKAFLYGQASGIVEPIAGVLGAILVTYVTSILPYALAFAAGAMIYVVVEELIPEAQQKQTAKGAHYATFGVMVGFLIMMILDVALG, encoded by the coding sequence ATGATTACTTTTTTAATGCAGTTTGAACCATGGCAACAAGCTCTAATTGGAACACTTTTTACTTGGGCATTAACAGCACTTGGTTCAGCGCTAGTATTTTTCTTTAAAGATATCAATCGCGATATTTTTAACCTAATGTTAGGATTTGCTTCTGGAGTTATGATTGCCGCTAGTTTTTGGTCTTTACTAGATCCAGCTCTAGAAATGGCGAAATCGCAAGGTTCAATTCCATGGTTAGTCGTAGGCGTTGGTTTTGCATTTGGTGGGCTTTTCTTATATGCTGCTGATAAGATATTGCCTCATATGCACTTTGGTGATAATCATGAAGTAGAAGGCTTGCCTAGTCACTTACGACGGACAATTTTACTGGTTTTCTCGATTACCCTTCATAATATTCCAGAAGGTCTAGCTGTTGGGGTCGCATTTGGTGCAGCAAATCAAGTAACTGGAAGCCCCGAAGCTGGAATTGCTGCCGCTTTAGCCGTAGCGATTGGAATTGGAATTCAAAACTTTCCAGAAGGCGCTGCTGTGTCTATTCCATTACGTCAAGAAGGTTTAAGTCGAACAAAAGCCTTTCTATATGGTCAAGCATCAGGAATTGTGGAACCGATTGCGGGAGTTTTAGGAGCTATTTTAGTTACGTATGTGACATCGATATTGCCTTATGCCTTAGCTTTTGCTGCTGGTGCAATGATTTATGTTGTTGTTGAAGAATTAATTCCAGAAGCACAACAAAAACAAACAGCCAAAGGAGCTCATTATGCAACTTTTGGTGTGATGGTAGGTTTTTTAATTATGATGATTCTCGATGTTGCTTTAGGCTAA
- a CDS encoding YaiI/YqxD family protein — protein sequence MNIYIDADACPVKDIIITEAVKRAIPVIIVTSISHFSTVIQPDGVKTIYVDNGAEAADYRIMQLIHKEDLLVTQDYGLASLALAKGSTVLHHTGFQYSHENIDQLLQSRYLSAMERKSGKRTKGPKAFTENDRIKFRNLLNQQLSN from the coding sequence ATGAATATTTATATTGATGCTGATGCTTGCCCAGTTAAAGATATTATTATTACTGAAGCAGTAAAAAGAGCCATTCCTGTCATTATCGTGACGAGTATTTCTCATTTTTCTACAGTTATTCAACCAGATGGAGTAAAAACTATTTACGTTGATAATGGCGCTGAGGCAGCAGATTATCGGATTATGCAACTAATTCATAAAGAGGATTTATTAGTTACTCAAGATTATGGACTAGCCTCTTTAGCGTTAGCGAAGGGATCTACGGTCTTACATCATACAGGGTTTCAATATTCTCATGAAAATATTGATCAATTATTGCAGTCACGTTATTTAAGTGCAATGGAGCGAAAAAGTGGCAAACGTACTAAAGGTCCAAAAGCCTTTACTGAAAATGATCGCATAAAATTTAGAAATTTGTTAAACCAACAGTTATCCAATTAA
- a CDS encoding NFACT RNA binding domain-containing protein: MSFDGIFTHTMVNELKELLNNGRISKVHQPYQSEIILVMRANGKNHKVLLSAHPSYARIQTTEIPYENPNTPPNFCMMMRKQLEGAILENIEQIGNDRVIHFTFKGRDEIGDVRNVVLVVELMGRHSNIFLIEQDTKRIVDCIKHVPSSMNSYRSVMPGATYIAPPHQDKLNPFTTTAVEITESLASDPELSLQKNLQTAYQGLGGDTTAEIIYRSESNPSEIPAAFLAFIQEVSDGHHTPTLTTGAKKEFFTPTPFLSLDGEKKIFGNLSQLLDAYYSGKAEKDRVNQQGSDLIRLVNVELQRNVKKLKKLEQTLAETEFADDYRIKGEILTAYLHEFEKGQKEVTLLNFYDDEKPIKITLDVRKNPSQNAQKYFAKYQKLRNAVAFVGEQIELTLNEIDYLESVGTQLSLATPKDVAEIKEELTQEGYLKKKKTKKKAMKTQQGKPEQYRSSDGTSILVGKNNLQNDQLTLKTARKTDIWLHTKNIPGSHVIIQDSNPSEETILEAANIAAYFSKSQLSASVPVDLVPVKLIRKPNGAKPGYVIYEGQRTVSVTPDKELVARLKV; the protein is encoded by the coding sequence ATGTCATTTGATGGTATCTTTACCCATACAATGGTGAATGAATTAAAAGAATTGCTAAATAATGGGCGCATTTCTAAAGTTCACCAACCCTACCAAAGTGAAATTATTTTAGTCATGCGTGCAAATGGCAAAAATCATAAAGTTTTATTATCGGCTCACCCTAGCTATGCACGTATTCAAACAACAGAGATTCCTTATGAAAATCCTAACACACCACCTAATTTTTGTATGATGATGCGTAAACAACTTGAAGGTGCTATTTTAGAAAATATTGAGCAAATCGGCAATGATCGTGTGATTCATTTTACCTTTAAAGGTCGTGATGAGATTGGTGATGTGCGCAATGTTGTATTAGTTGTTGAATTAATGGGACGACACAGTAACATTTTTTTAATTGAACAAGATACCAAACGAATAGTTGATTGCATTAAGCATGTACCTAGTAGTATGAATAGCTATCGTTCCGTGATGCCTGGAGCGACGTATATTGCTCCACCACATCAAGATAAATTAAATCCCTTTACTACCACAGCCGTTGAAATTACAGAGAGCCTTGCTAGTGATCCAGAACTAAGCCTGCAAAAAAATCTACAAACAGCGTACCAAGGATTAGGTGGTGATACGACTGCTGAGATTATTTATCGTAGTGAAAGTAACCCTTCTGAAATTCCAGCTGCATTTTTAGCGTTTATTCAAGAAGTTTCTGATGGACATCATACACCAACTTTGACAACAGGAGCTAAAAAAGAATTTTTCACCCCTACGCCATTTTTAAGTTTAGATGGTGAAAAGAAAATTTTTGGGAATTTAAGTCAATTATTGGATGCTTATTATAGCGGAAAAGCAGAAAAAGATCGGGTTAATCAACAAGGGTCTGACCTCATTCGTTTAGTAAATGTTGAACTCCAACGAAATGTAAAAAAACTGAAAAAATTAGAGCAAACTTTAGCAGAAACTGAATTTGCTGATGACTATCGGATTAAGGGTGAAATTTTAACAGCCTATTTACATGAATTTGAAAAAGGACAAAAAGAAGTGACTCTTTTGAATTTTTATGATGATGAAAAGCCGATTAAAATCACTCTTGATGTTCGGAAGAATCCTTCTCAAAATGCTCAAAAATACTTTGCTAAATATCAAAAATTACGGAATGCGGTAGCTTTTGTTGGCGAGCAAATTGAGTTAACTTTAAATGAGATTGATTATTTAGAATCTGTAGGAACACAACTTTCTCTAGCAACACCAAAAGATGTGGCAGAAATTAAAGAAGAATTGACACAAGAAGGTTATCTAAAAAAGAAAAAGACTAAGAAAAAAGCAATGAAAACTCAACAAGGAAAGCCTGAACAGTACCGTTCTAGTGATGGAACTAGTATTTTAGTTGGGAAGAATAACTTGCAAAATGATCAATTAACCTTGAAAACAGCCCGCAAAACAGATATCTGGTTGCACACGAAGAATATTCCTGGCTCTCATGTGATCATTCAAGATAGCAATCCGTCGGAAGAAACGATTTTAGAAGCAGCTAACATTGCTGCCTATTTCTCAAAATCTCAATTATCTGCGTCTGTTCCGGTTGATTTAGTTCCGGTAAAATTAATTCGTAAACCCAATGGTGCTAAACCTGGGTATGTAATTTATGAAGGTCAACGAACCGTTTCAGTTACTCCTGATAAAGAATTAGTTGCTCGTTTAAAAGTTTAA
- a CDS encoding HSP90 family protein, producing the protein MSNEENRFKVNLTGMIDILSNHLYNNKDVYLRELLQNATDAIRARKLITPNFSGEIHISLSKQMSGESTLIIEDNGIGLTQEEIHQFLATIAQSSKGDKKFQQHQNFIGRFGIGLLSCFIIADEIVMVTTSAKTNECFEWRGKADGTYEIRQLATLFDEPGTKIYLTSRNTGNQHDLEELTEQLEPDNLAEILFKYGACLEVPIYFSTQNIEQFINKETLALGESDDFKSLSHEKILELGELLLKEEFQDYFFIQTKNGKTKGIAYIVPYTLRINAKKRNTVFLNQMFVSDQVDVILPNWAFFTRCIIWTSELQPIASREDFYLDNHLKTVAKELGSSLKLGIETLPSESLEKLITAHFLSFKALASEDSEFLKMIYTFLPFRTLNGEEILADILTQNKMIHYALSVDDFRQMADLARTQGMTVINGGYSYDSQLLSEISLILKDFPFSQLKVLQPEDFQKTFHPLTFSESNELKEPVDELNQYFQELNLMIIMKHFEPMEMPMLLLSNHLTQNQRELERTAEESNDLFGGILEDLMVEKTQLPPAKLYLNMDNSLIQRLFNSDKKTKSLKNIIEVLYVQALLLGHYPLKKKELALLNNSLIDLLTQLI; encoded by the coding sequence ATGTCTAATGAAGAAAATCGATTTAAAGTAAATTTAACAGGAATGATTGATATTTTGTCAAATCATTTGTACAACAACAAAGACGTCTATCTACGGGAATTGTTGCAAAATGCAACTGATGCAATACGTGCTCGAAAGTTAATCACTCCTAACTTTTCAGGAGAAATCCATATTAGTTTGAGTAAACAAATGTCGGGAGAATCGACATTAATTATTGAAGATAATGGAATCGGACTTACACAGGAAGAAATTCACCAATTCTTAGCAACCATCGCTCAATCTTCTAAAGGAGATAAAAAATTTCAGCAACACCAAAACTTTATTGGTCGTTTTGGAATTGGTTTACTATCCTGTTTTATTATAGCTGATGAGATTGTTATGGTGACTACTAGTGCTAAAACGAATGAATGCTTTGAATGGCGAGGAAAAGCAGATGGAACTTATGAAATTCGTCAATTAGCGACTCTCTTTGACGAACCGGGCACTAAAATTTACTTAACTTCACGGAACACTGGCAACCAACACGACTTAGAAGAGTTAACTGAACAATTAGAACCAGATAATTTGGCAGAAATATTATTTAAATATGGTGCTTGTTTAGAAGTGCCTATTTACTTTTCTACTCAAAATATTGAACAATTTATTAATAAAGAGACCCTAGCATTAGGAGAATCAGATGATTTTAAATCACTTTCTCATGAAAAAATCTTAGAGTTAGGGGAATTACTACTAAAAGAAGAATTTCAAGATTATTTCTTTATTCAAACAAAAAATGGAAAAACAAAAGGGATCGCCTATATTGTTCCTTATACATTGAGGATTAATGCTAAAAAACGAAATACAGTCTTTTTAAATCAAATGTTTGTTTCCGATCAAGTAGATGTCATTTTACCAAACTGGGCTTTCTTTACTCGTTGTATTATTTGGACAAGTGAACTACAACCTATTGCTTCCAGAGAAGATTTCTATCTTGATAACCATCTTAAAACTGTTGCAAAAGAACTAGGTAGCTCTTTAAAATTAGGAATCGAAACCCTACCTAGTGAATCACTAGAAAAATTGATTACTGCACATTTTCTATCCTTTAAAGCATTAGCAAGTGAAGATTCTGAATTTTTAAAAATGATCTATACTTTTTTACCTTTCAGAACATTAAATGGCGAAGAAATTTTAGCAGATATTTTAACACAAAATAAGATGATTCATTATGCGTTATCTGTTGATGATTTTCGTCAAATGGCTGACTTAGCGAGAACACAAGGAATGACTGTAATTAATGGTGGATATTCTTATGATAGTCAGCTATTGTCAGAGATTAGTTTGATTTTAAAAGATTTTCCTTTTAGTCAATTAAAGGTACTTCAACCAGAAGATTTTCAAAAAACATTTCATCCATTAACTTTTTCAGAAAGTAACGAATTGAAAGAGCCGGTGGATGAACTTAATCAATATTTTCAAGAACTTAATTTAATGATTATCATGAAACATTTTGAGCCAATGGAAATGCCGATGTTGCTACTATCCAATCATTTAACTCAAAATCAACGGGAATTAGAGCGGACAGCCGAAGAAAGCAATGATCTATTTGGTGGAATTTTGGAAGACCTAATGGTTGAAAAAACTCAATTACCACCTGCGAAATTGTATTTAAATATGGATAATTCGCTAATTCAACGTTTATTCAACTCTGACAAAAAAACAAAATCCTTAAAAAATATTATCGAAGTTTTATATGTTCAAGCTTTGTTACTTGGACACTATCCATTAAAGAAAAAAGAATTAGCTTTATTAAATAACAGCTTAATCGATTTGCTAACTCAATTAATTTAA
- a CDS encoding NADPH-dependent FMN reductase, giving the protein MTKNIGILVGSLRKESFSKKIAETFSKLFPEEYNVTFIHLDGLDMYNQDFDDVGPVPESLTAFREKMKSIDAVLFVTPEYNRSVPAVLKNALDVGSRPYGASVWDKKPAAIVSVSPGAISGFGANHHLRQSLVFLNMPTVQQPEAYLGNVTSMLNEDGTVTNENTLQFFQAITDSFVDLIQKNS; this is encoded by the coding sequence ATGACAAAAAATATTGGGATTTTAGTAGGAAGCTTGCGCAAGGAATCATTTAGTAAAAAAATTGCTGAAACATTTTCAAAATTATTTCCGGAAGAGTACAACGTAACTTTTATTCATTTAGATGGCTTAGATATGTACAATCAAGATTTTGATGATGTGGGTCCTGTTCCAGAATCACTTACTGCATTTCGTGAAAAAATGAAATCAATTGATGCTGTTTTATTCGTAACTCCTGAATACAATCGTTCAGTTCCAGCTGTCTTGAAAAATGCATTAGATGTTGGTTCACGTCCATATGGCGCTAGTGTTTGGGATAAAAAACCAGCAGCGATCGTTAGTGTTTCACCTGGTGCAATTAGTGGATTTGGTGCAAACCATCATTTACGTCAATCATTAGTTTTCTTAAATATGCCAACCGTGCAACAACCAGAAGCTTATTTAGGAAATGTAACGTCTATGCTGAATGAAGATGGAACTGTTACAAATGAAAACACATTACAATTTTTCCAAGCCATTACAGATAGTTTTGTTGATTTAATTCAAAAAAATAGTTAA